The sequence below is a genomic window from Ruminiclostridium josui JCM 17888.
GTAGTATTTGTTGATGATAATAATCGTATAACATGTAAAACAAATTATGAAAAGCATGGCCAGATAGTAGAATAATGATTTAGGCCGTTTACATTTACGTTGATTTTGGTATTAAGTTACATGTTTGGAAATATTTTAAAATATTGAAAGATAACCCCCTTATTGAATAAGGGGGTCTCTTTTTGGGATATGTCTAAGGTCATTCAAATTCCGAATAACCCATTGCATTATAGTCTGGGGTTGAAATGGTAACTTTTATTTTAAGATTATGGTCTTTTTGAAATTGAATGAGAGCCTCTTTCAAATCGTCCTCATATATACCTGATTCATAACCATTAAAATATCCCAATTGTTTTAGCCTTTCTTGAACTGCCAGAACATCTGCCCCTCTGTCTCCAGGTTTCAAGTTTCTGAATCCCATTCCAAAGGGCCCGAATGGACCGTTGCGAATAACAACAGCTGTCCCCAATGGCACTAGATTATATAGCTCTTTTATGTCCCTATTATACATACGTATGCATCCATGACTTGCAGACCTTCCAATTGATGCTTCATTTGTTGTACCATGAATACCATAATTACCCCATCTGACATTTAAGCCCAACCATCTTCCACCGAATCCCTTTCCCCATTGGCTCTTTTCAACTATTTTCCATTCTCCTATTGGAGAGGGCCATCCTGGTTTTCCTGATGAAATAGGATATTTTTTTATACATTTATCGCTTTCAAATAAATAAAGTGTTTTTTCATCTATATGTATCAATATCAGAAATTGCTGTTGGTTATTTGCTGCATGCCTTGTGAAATTCCCTTTAAAAACACAAGTATTAGCTGCAAAAAAGAGAGCAATGGATAGTATAAAAATTGCAATGATATAGAATATTTTGTTCCTTTTTATCAAGATAAACATGATTAACCTCCCTCTAAAGAAATATATGCTGAAATGTTTAATGTAAGAATGGGAGTCTGAAATATTAGTAATAACCACCACTGCATACACATTAATACAAATGCACATAATATTGAAATAAAACATACGAATGAGTGGTTTATAATGGAAAAAATAAGTAAGAACCAGCTATTCTGTTTGATAATGATGGGACAAATTGGAAGCACCAATCTATGGGCCTTAGGCATTGAAGCTAAAAGAGATGCCTGGATTGTTGATATAATTTCAACAATTGCCGGAATGGGCTTGGTCTGGTTGTATACATCAATATATAGTAAGTATCCTGAAAAAAACATTGTGGGAATAACCCAATCTATTCTTGGTAAGGTCTTGGGATGGCCATTGGGATTTGTTTATTTTATGATATATACTTTTAATGCTACCCGAACAACAAGTGAATTTGCTGATTTAATAAATGTTACATTTTTACAAGATACACCCAATTTTGTAATACAGATTATCTTTTATATAGCAATTATTTACGTTCTTTTTTTAGGAATAGAGACTTTGGGGCGTATTGCTGAAATAATATTTCCAATAGTTATGTTCTTAATAATATCTATTTATATTATGATAATTGCATCAAAACAGATAGATATGAAAGAGCTGCTGCCTGTATTTCAAGATGGGTACAAACCTATATTAAAGGCTTTTTATCCAATAGGAATTAACTTTCCTTTCGGTTTGGTTTATGTTTTTTTTCAGTTCTGGAAGTATAATGGCTCGGTACAGGAAGTAAAAAAAACAACTTACTGGGCACTTATAGTGACAGGGATTAATCTGACAGTTTCTTTAATAATAATGGTTACAACATTGGGTACTAATTATACTTCCAATGCTACAATACCATTTCTAGAGGTAATCAAACTTATTAGTGTCGGCGATATAATTACTAACCTTGACGCAATAGGAGTTATTCTGGTATTTATGGGTGGATTCTATTTAACCATATTTTTTTACTATTCGGCAGTTTTAATCTTTTCAGAATTATTTAATATAAAAGATTACAGATGGGTGCTAATTCCATTGGCTGTTTTCATTATGTGGTATTCAAAAGTATATGAGCCAAATTATCCGTTTCATGTAAAATACCTAGTACCCCAGTACTGGCAGCAATGGGTACCAGTTAGCAATGTAATTCCCGCTATGCTTTTATTAATATTTCATCTTAAAAAATACTGCAATAAGAATCTAAATATTCAAAACAATAAAAGTTAGGAAAGAAGAAGAGAAATATGATAAAGTTTATCACTAAAATAATAAATGACACAATAGAGACAGGGATAGGACAAAGTATAATAGCATTTTCGGCATGGGGATATGCTTTTCTTTTAGTAGCGGTAGCTTTGTACTATGCGGTACTATCCCTGATAAAGTTGATTTTTGGTAAGAAAAACTAAAGGCTTCTTTACTTATCAATCTTTTTAGCATTGAGTGGTTTTAAAGTTAGTCCGGTTCTGTTGAGACAAGTATCTACTTTAAGTGTATATGATACATTTGGGAATATTTCATCATTCCATTTATTTTTTATTTTACTCCAGGTTTTAGGGTACTTTATTTCAAAAGCTCTTCCAAAACCTAATACATCTGTTTTCATATTTTCCTGTATATTCTTTATTGTTTTATCAGTTAAAAGTTTTATATAATTTGAAAATTTGTTGTTAATTTGCTCAAATAGCTGTAGGTTAGTCACATCTAGATCTTGATCGACTTCGGTCATATTTCCTTCTGCTTTTATTGAAATATTGAATAATATATTACCTTTATCATTTATGGAAGGTTTGATAGAACATTTAATTTTTATCAGTTCAATTGTAACTTTACTGCTGGAATTATCCTTAAGTGCTTCTACATTGATGGATGTCTTGCTGCATTTACCAATCAAAATATTCAGACCAAGAGTTTCTTTGTAATCCAGAAAGCCTACTAGTTTATCTTTCTTAAATAATGCTGCTCCGTTAAGTTCTAAACCTTTGCGCTCTTCCGGCTCTGTTCCTTCTATAGGAACACTTTTAACATTAATTAACTTAAAAACACCGGTAATAGGGTTTTTTCCTTCACCGGGCATTGTCTTAATAAAATCAATTACTTTTGAGACTGCAGAACTTGAATCTATCTTTTGAGATTTGAGTATGCCTTCCATGTAGTTTGCCTGTATTTTTTCAAGGCCATGCTTAACACCAAGTACTTCGGCGGCTTTACAGTCAGAAGTAACAACAAGCCATGTTGTTTTTCTTAATTCATGACTGCGGGTTATAAAATCAATAGTGTCTCCAAGACCTTCTCGTGCATAATCCTCACCAACGACTATTACTTTAATATGAGAGAAAAAGCTTCTTCTGTCAAATTCTTTTATTGTTCGTCTGATTGCTTCAAATATTGAGTCACCTGACGAAATGACCAACTCGTAAGGAGGTTCGTTTCCACCGCCTTGCTTTTCCATGGCTGCAGGACGTACTATTTGACTTGTTAATTGAACTCTGCCGTCTGCTCCTTTATCAAACCCTATAGCCATTGCAATACCCAATTGATTCAGCTCTTTGCGATCCCAGCAGCCTGTCAGGAGCATTGAAAAAAAAGTAATGATAAATATTACCACAACAGTTTTTTTATTCAATAGTTTTTTCCTCCTTTCTTCTTATTAGGCTCATTAGGTTTATTAGGCATCTGTTTTGATGCTTGCCTGCCAGACTTTTTCCAGGTAATAACTTTAGGTCGATTTCTCATAATCCAGAGAGGAAATCTGATAATGCTGTCTTTCATATCGCTCCAATTTATGGGAGCTAGAGGTGACATAAATGGAGTTCCGAAGGTTCTAAGAGAACACATATGTGCCAATATACAGAACATACCTACAATTACGCCAAAAAGTCCAAAAGCACTGCTAATAAAAATCATAGCAAATTTTAGAATTATTATTGCATCATAAATTGAAGGGAGTATAAAGCTTGTAATAGCAGACAAAGCTGTGATAATAACCATGGGGGCACCGATTATTCCTGCTTCAACAGCGGCTTGTCCTATAACAAGAGTTCCAACAATACTTACTGCAGTACCAACAGCTTTAGGCATCCTTATTCCGGATTCACGCAGTAGTTGAAATATAATTTCGCTTATAAGTGTCTCAATTAGAACAGGAAAAGGAATTCCTTCTCTGGCAGCAGCAAAAGTTACAAGAAGGACAGTAGGGACCATTTCCTGATGGAATGTGGTAAGGGAAATATACACAGCAGGAAGGGTAAGGGTTACAAATAATGCAAGAACCCTTAGTATCCTCACCAAGTTAGTCAGGTACGGTCGGGAAAAATAATCTTCAGGTACCTGGAGCGACTCAACAAAAGTATAGGGTACTGTCAATACAATAGGTGTTCCTCCGCACAAAATTGCAACTCTTCCTTCAAGGAGTTTTGCACAAACCTTGTCTGGCCTTTCACTGTTTCCTATTGTTGCAAAAGGGGATAAGGGATTATCTTCAATAAACTGCTCAATATAACCGGATTCCAGTATGACATCGGTATCTATACGGTTTATTCTGTCACGTACTTCTTGAATAACCTTGTCGTTGGCAATACCCTGAATGTATGCAATACAAACGTCAGTTCTTGTTTGCTTTCCTACTACAAGAGTTTCAAAAATTAGGTTAGGGTTTTTAATTGTTTTACGTATTAGAGAAGTATTAACCCTGATTGTCTCTACAAAAGACTCTCGTGAGCCACGTATAACAACCTCAGTTTCTGGCTGTTGAATACTTCTGCTTTCTCCACCTTTTGCACTTACGGCAAATCCTTTTTTACATCCGTCTATAAGCAGAAGTGTATTACCTGATAAAATTGTGTCTATGGCCTCATCCATGTTTTTTACTTCTGTTGCTTCCACTATATTTAGTATGTTTTTTTGTATATCATCAAATAGGTTCTCTTTGTCCACAAGTTTACCGTGGGGGTCTGTAATATGGATGTTAACCATAAGAGATTTAACAACATACTCAAGTATCAGCTTTTTATCTCCCAATCCGTCAATAAAACCGATTAGAGCTTTAGTCTGATGCTTTACACCAAAATGAAATTCTCTAAAAATAATATCATCACTTTTGCCTAAGATATTTTTTAACCTCTGGGCATTTTTATCCAAAGAATAATCAAAGTCTTGCTGACCGCCCACATAAGATACTTTATCAGGTGAAGGTGTGTTATAATCTTTTTGCTTGCTTTTCACATCTTTAACAAATTTTATAAATTTAGATAGTTTATTAATCAAAGCATTTACCTTCCCAATAAAAATTATTATTATTAAATTATTATTTGGTTTTATTCGTTATTCTATGTAACTTTAAACGTGGGAAAATTTATGGTTTTCTACGTTTTTGAGACTCATTTTTTCCTTTTTCTCTTACTTGGATAAATTGCTCATTTTCATATTTTTTAAGAACTTGGGTTAAGTGTTCGGAATGCTCTTTTTCATCATCAATTATGGACTGTATTGCTGTTTTTATATCTTTGTAGGAAGAATAGGCCTCAATTTCTTCCTCATAAAGGATTACGGCTTCCAATTCTCCCTTAATATCTTCTCTAATATTATTAAGGATTATCTGCTTGTCATAAGATGGATTATATAATTGCATGGTGGATTTGGGTTTATGATAATCTTCGTGTTGTTCTAAAGAAGCTTTATATTGGACAGGGTCATACTTTCTCAGAAGGTTGAGAACAGTTTCATAGTGTCTTTTTTCATCCTGCATTATATGATACCAGACTTCATTTACATTTATCATGTTGGAATTAGCAATGTGGTTTTGGTATCCGTTTATTGCTATTAATTCTGCAATCATTATTTCTCTCAGTCGGTTGGTAACTTTACGTGCAGTACCTTGAGGCTGACCAGATGGATATGTATAACTCATTATTACCTCCATAAATATGTAAAAGGGAATACTGTTTATATTCTATGTTTTTCATTTGTATTTGGTGAAAAATTTTTCAAATCAATCTTGACATTTACGTAGCGTAAAGGTGTATATTTATCCTGTCAGGAGGTTTAAAGCTATGGAATACACAATAAAAAAACTGGCTCAATTAGCCGGTGTAAGCACAAGGACACTTAGGTACTATGATGAGATAGGCATTCTCAAGCCGGCGAGAATAAATTCATCAGGATACCGTATTTATGGTCGGAAGGAAGTAGACAGACTTCAGCACATTTTGTTTTATCGGGAACTGGGTGTGGAACTGGATAAAATAGGAGAATTTGTGAATAATCCTGCTTACGACTGTATTTCTGCTTTACAAAACCACCGAGAAAAGCTTTTAGAAAAGAAAAAGCAGCTAGAGCAGTTAATTAATACTATTGATAAAACAATAGCTGCTAATGAAGGGAGAATTAAAATGACAGATAGAGAAAAGTTTGAGGGCTTCAAGCAAAAGATTTTGGATGAAAATGACAAAAAATATGGAGAGGAAATTCGTGAAAAGTACGGGGAAGACACTGTGAATCAATCATACGATAAATTAATGGGGATGTCAGAGGAACGATATAAGGAATTTGAAAAACTTACAGAACTTGTCTTAGATACATTAAAGCAAGCCTATAAAACGGAAAATCCGGCAGGGGAGCTTGCACAGAAAGCCGCTGACCTGCATCGTCAATGGCTTAGCTTTTCCTGGCCTAGTTACAGCGGTGAAGCCCATGCTGGGCTTGCGCAAATGTATGTAGATGACGAAAGATTCAGAGCATATTACGATAAGGAACAACCGGGTATGGCAGAATTCTTGAGAGATGCAATTCTTATCTACACCGGGAAAACAGACAAATAATAAATAAACGGGGGTGCTGCAAAACAGAAAGTTTAATACCTGTACTTGCGTACAGGTTAAGAATATAAGAAATAGTTTTGCAACAGCCCCGTTTAAACTACCTCAATGCTTTATTGAGGTTTTGAAGGCCTTGATATTTCAGTGAGAGTGTCGGCAACTTCAGTGTCATATTTAGCATCGGTTGCCACATCACCTAGTGCTACAATACCTACAAGGTTGTTATGATCAACAACGGGTACTCTTCTTATCTGGCTGTCAGCCATCATTTTGGTAACTTGTGACATTTCCATGTCAGGGCTGACAGAAGTTATACCGGTTGTCATAATTTCTCTTACAGGTGTTTGCTGTGGATTTTTACCTACAGCAATGTTTCTAACAACGATATCTCTGTCAGTTACTATACCTACAACACTTCCCTTGTCACAAACAGGGATTGATCCTACATTATGCTGCTGCATTAATTTTGCAGTGTCAACAATAGAAGCATTTGGTTCAACATAGGTTACATTTGTAGTCATTATATCTTTTACTTTCATCGTAATCATCCTTTCATAATGATTTCAAAATTATTGTTTCCGAAAGGAATGATTAAAGTCGTGGAAATTTTTTTATTTAAAATATTTCATATTTTCATTTATATACTGTTCGGCAGTGTAGGCTGCGGAAGCTCCGTCAGCAGCAGCCGTAATAATCTGTCTCAGGTACTTTTCACGCAAATCTCCGGCTGCGAAAACACCTGGAATATTGGTTCTCATTCTATCATCTGTTATAACATAACCATCCTTGTTAAGTTCTACCTTATTCTTTACAAGTGAGGTATTGGGATTTAAACCAATTGCTACAAACAAGCCATCTACACTTATGGAATTTAGTTTTCCTGTTTTAACATTCTTAATTTTCAAGCCTTCAACACCAAATTTACCTTCAATTTCTTCTACTACAGAGTCCCATAAAAACTCAATTTTTTTGTTGCAACATAGCTCGTTTTGAAGGAGCTTTGTGGCTCTCATTGCATCCCTTCTGTGAATTATATAAATTTTGGGACAGAATCTTGCCAAATAAAGAGCATCCTCGGCAGCTGTATCACCGCCTCCAACAACTGCAACTGTTTTTCCGCGGAAAAAAGCACCGTCACAAACAGCACAGTAGGAGACGCCAGAACCTCTTAATTTCTCTTCATTTGGCAAGCCAAGCATTTTGGGCGATGCTCCCATACAAAGAATTATTGTTTTACTTTCAAAAGTATTGTTTTTAGTTTTTACTTTTTTAATATGTGAATCCAGATCAAGCTCAAGTACTTCATCATTTAATACTACCGTACCGAATTTTCTTGCCTGTTTTTCCATTCTCAATGCAAGGTCGGAGCCTCCTATAGGTTCTTCAAAGCCGGGGTAGTTTTCCATTACATCAGCTGTAGCCATTTGTCCGCCTGAAAACATTTTTTCAATAACCAGGGTGTCAAGTTGTGCCCTGGAACTATAGAGAGCAGCTGTATAACCTGCCGGACCTCCGCCTATTATTATAACGTCATTCATAACTATGCCTCCAAGAATAAATGTTATATTATATGAATTCCCAAACTAAAATAAAATAAAACACAAAAAAATACTACTTTTCATATAAATAATTAGAAGTACTATTACATAGATAGAGAGTGCATATGTTTTGTCCAAATTTTCTTTATTCTAAAGAACCAAGACCTCCACAACCTGATAATCCATCATTTGAAGAACGTCAGACTATGGCAAAATATGCATTATACAGAACTTGCCATCTGGAAGACTATGGCAATATTTTGAATGCATTTTCACCATCTGAGAATATTACATCCATAGCCAAGCCTGGTCACTTCAAAGGAAAAAGTGTGGGCATTATAGGCGGAGGCCTTGCAGGAATGGCTGCAGCCTTTGAACTTCGAAAGCTTGGATTTGATATTACAGTATTAGAGGCATCAGAGGAGCGGATAGGTGGTAGAGTTTATACATATTATTTTGATAGAGAAAAAAAACTTTATGGCGAACTGGGGCCTATGAGAATACCTGTCAACCATGAGACTGTTTGGCATTATATCAATTTATTCAAGTTGAATACAAGACCATTTATACAAAGTGACCCGGGTACCTTCATATATCTTCATCAAAGAAGAGCAAGAAATGATCCTTACGGAAAAAATGTTATGAAGTACATTTATCCTACTTACGACCTTACCTCATGGGAAGCAAAAACACCGTGGCAGGAATTAGGTTATTACGGTATAGAAGCGCCTGTACTTGAAGCACCTCCGGCTGCAAGAATTGAAGTAATTCAGGTAAAACCACGATACAGCAGGCAGTTGCTTTTCTGGGACAGCCTTAGTACTAGACAGATGTTTGAATATAAAAACCTCAGTCAGGGTGCCATTAACCTTCTCTCAAACCTATTTCCGGTAGCAGGAGAGTTACTGTATCACAATTATGTGGATTTAGTACAGGAATACTTCCCTGTGAACTTCTGGTTTCTGTATGAAATAACAGGAGGAATGGTAAATCTACCTTTAGCATTTCATAGATCATTTACAACTAATTCCCCTTGGGAGTATTATCCGGATATACCGGCTGAACTTCTTGGTAAAGTTACATGGAAGCAGGGAATAAAGGTAAAAGGAATATATAAATGCCTTGAAAACGGCAAAGTAACCCTAGCATATGACAGCAAAAAACTCATGGAAACAGGGTATGAGAATTTTGATTATATTGTATGTACAGTTCCATTCTCTGTTTTAAGAACCTTTGAAATAGCCCCAATGTTCAGCAGTTTAAAAATGCAGGCAATAAAGGAAGTAACCTATACTAACGCCCAAAAGACTCTCCTTAACTGCAACAAGAGATTCTGGGAAGAGCAAGGGATATTTGGAGGCGGTTCATATACAGATCTGCCTGTAACTGGTATATGGTATACTTCTGGTCGAGGACAAAAAAGTACGGAAGATGTACCCGGTGTAATTGTTGGCTCCTATAATTTTAACCTGGATGCTGTAAGGTTAGGTAATATGACTGACGAGGACAGATTTGAAAAAATAAAAAGAAATGTTGAAGAAGTCCACGGATTTTCTAAGGGATATCTCAATGATATTGCTACAGACTTTAAAACACAGGTTTGGGATAATGATCCTCTTTTTAGAGGAGCATTCTGCTATTTTACACCACAGCAGAAAAAATTATTTTCATGGGCAATGACTTTGCCAGAATATGGGGATAGAGTCTACTTTGCAGGTGAACATGTATCTGCAATACACAGATGGCAGCAAGGGGCGCTCAAAAGCGGTATGGAAGCTGCAAACGCTATAGCACGTACAAATCTGTATACACGCTAATCACAATTACCGTTTTATAATTTAATTAGGTGGTATACTAAATAATAGATAGATTTTAAACAATATAGGATAGAAAGGAATAAATTGTATGACTGAAGAACAAATGCTTGAAAAAAAGGTATGGGCTGTAGTAGGTGCAAATCAGGATCCTGAAAAGTATGGAAATAAAATATATAAGAAGTTGAAAAATAGCGGATATGAGGTTTATCCTGTCAACCCAGGATATGAGACTGTAGAAGGGGACAAATGTTATAAGGACTTATCTTCCCTTCCCAAAAAACCAGAAGTAATTGATATGGTTGTTTCACCTAAAATAGGGAAGAGTGTCATAGAAGAAGCCGCAAAATTAGGTATCAAAAACATATGGCTTCAGCCCGGAACATATAATGATGAATTGTTAAAAAGAATTAACGAGCTTGAACTTGATACAGTTATGGCTTGTGTACTTGTAGCTTTGAGATAGAAAATAAATAAAGGGAGTTGTTGTAAATTAAGTTTTATATTTCTTAACCGTACTTAAGGAGTATAAATTATATCAATGGAAGCAATCATTGATATAATTTTATACGTAAGTACAGGTGGTAAGAAAAAACTTTCTGTTTTACAACAACTCCCTTTTACATAAAGCATTTCAATGAAAATGAAAAAATAGTATAATTAAGACTATAGCAGCTTTATTATAAAATATTGGAGGGCTTACATGTCAATAAAATATCAGGATATGGCAAGAACTGGTAATACTAAACTATCGAGATTTGTAGCATCTGTTTCAGTTATACTATACTTTTATTTTTTAATCGGAAGTTTTATAGGCTCAATACCAATAGTATACGCTTTAATCAAAAATAGAGATGCTATTGTGGATTTAACTTATTCAACAGATGTTTATGCATTTATGGACGAATATGTAAACCCTTTTACAAACTACATATTTACCAATTTTACAATTTACTTTATGTTAGCGGGTTTATTTATAGCAATAAAGTTTATACATTATAGGACCTTTACTTCACTTATAACAACGAAAAGAAAAATCCAGTGGAGCAGATTCTGGATAGGTTTTTTAGTTTACGGCGGGCTTTCTGCTGTCGGGGCTGTAATAGATTATTTCTTATCGCCTGAAACTTATTCAATCAGTTTTGATGCGTCAAAATTCTGGATTGCTTTGCCTTTTATTCTTATTATGACACCCTTACAGGCAGCTACAGAAGAATTTGTTTTCAGGGGATACGTAATCCAAAGCTTCGGACTTAAAATAAAAAACGGTATACTGCTTGCGGCTATATCGGGTTTTATGTTTACGCTTCCGCATCTTATGAACCCTGAAGTAACCGCCTCAAGCACAACAGGTGTTATAGATACTGTTTGCATGGTTTTGAATTATTTTGTTGTTGGAATGATTTTTGCTATGGTTACAATAAAAACAAATTCTTTAGAGGCAGCAATAGGAGCTCATGCGGTAAACAATCTTATAGCATTTTTGCTTTTGGGGTATCCTGATAATGCACTTTCAACAAATACAGTATTTTACACATCCACTTTTAACCCGACAGGAAGTCTTATATCGGTAATAATTACAGGTTTTTTGTTTTACTTTATTACAGGATTTTTAATAAAAGAGCCAGTACAGACCGAAGAAGACTTCAAAATTACTTGTTAATAATACATAGGAAAAGGATGAAGTTATGAGTCTTCAATTTATTTATGGAAGGTCAGGTTCGGGGAAATCTTTCCATTGCTTGAATTCAATAAAAATTAAACAGAATATGGACAGCAGTAAAAAACTTGTCCTCCTTGTACCGGAGCAGTATACATTGCAGGCAGAACGTGACTTAATAAAGGTTCTCGGAACAGGAGGAATTTTAAATACTGAAGTGTTGAGTTTCAGGAGAATGGCCTATAGGGTTCTGAATGATGTTGGCGGAATTACATATCCGCATATACATCCTGCCGGAAAAAACATGATTATATATAGGATTCTGGATAGATTAAAGGAAGAATTTACTATATTTTACAAATCTGCCAATTGTAAAGGGTTTGTAAATACTTTGTCTACACTGATAACCGAGCTTAAAAGGTATAACGTAAAGGCGGAAAGCTTCGATGGAGTTTTAGAAGAACTTACTGAGGACAATTATCTTGCACACAAGCTAAAGGAAATAAAGCTCATTTACGGTGAGTTTGACAATATGCTTGAGAATCGCTACAGAGATACCGATGATGAATTGACATTACTATCATCTAAACTTTACTGTACAGAAATGTACAGTAAATCGGAAATTTGGATTGATGGTTTTGCAGGATTTACTCCTCAGGAGATTGATGTAATATCCAAGCTAATGCAACAAGCAGAGAATGTTTATATAACTATATGTACCGATGTACTTTTTGACGAGGTAAAGTCAGATTCTACGGATGTTTTTGCATCAGTAAAGAGATCTATTAAGAAATTTGTAAGTATAGCGGAAGCATGTGGGGTTAAAATACTTCCGCCTGTGGGCCTGAACAAGGCAATTCTGCCCAGGTTTAAAGACAGCAGAGAACTACAAAGCCTTGAAGCAAATTACTTTTCCTTTCCGTATAGGGCTTATCAGCAGCCAACAACAGATATAGAGCTTTTTGAATCAGTAAATATTTATGCTGAAATTGAAGAGTGTGCAAGGGATATAATAAGGCAATGCCGTGACAATGGTATGCAGTTTAAGGACATAACCGTTGCTACAAGAAATCTTGCAGGATACGAAAATCTTATAGAAGTAATTTTTGAACAGTACAACATACCATGCTTTATAGATTCCAAAACTGAAATATCAAATCATCCTTTGGTAAGGATGGTGCTTTCAATGCTGGAGATATTTACTGAAAATTGGTCCTATGAAGCGGTTTTCAGATATCTTAAGTCAGGACTTACTGGAATAGATGATACAAAGATAGACTTATTGGAAAACTATGTTCTGGCCTGCGGGATTAGGGGCAGTCGTTGGACTCAAGAGGAGGATTGGAATACAAGTATTGAATTCAAACCTGATGATAAACAGAATCCTGAAAATGATGAAATGCTGCTGCAGGTAAATATGACTAGAAACGAAATAAGGGAACCTCTTTTGCGTTTTCGAAACAGAACAAAGGGTAGAAGAACTGCAGGGGATTTTTGTACCGGAATTTATGAGTATCTAGTTGAAATCGGTGTAGAAGAAAGAATACGTAACTATATAGACAGTTTTTCAAAAAGTGGCCAGTTAAGGCTTGCAGGGGAATATCAGCAGGTCTGGAACATACTCATGGATGTTTTTGATCAGGTTGTAGAAGTAATGGGAGATGAAACCTTTGGGATTGAAAAGTTTGCCAATGTATTCAAAATAGGACTGGCAGAATACAAGATTTCATCTATTCCAGCATCACTAGACCAGGTTTTAGTAGGAAGTATTGAGCACTTAAGAAGCCACGAAATAAAAGCTCTATACATTCTGGGAACCAATGACG
It includes:
- a CDS encoding Ger(x)C family spore germination protein, with translation MNKKTVVVIFIITFFSMLLTGCWDRKELNQLGIAMAIGFDKGADGRVQLTSQIVRPAAMEKQGGGNEPPYELVISSGDSIFEAIRRTIKEFDRRSFFSHIKVIVVGEDYAREGLGDTIDFITRSHELRKTTWLVVTSDCKAAEVLGVKHGLEKIQANYMEGILKSQKIDSSSAVSKVIDFIKTMPGEGKNPITGVFKLINVKSVPIEGTEPEERKGLELNGAALFKKDKLVGFLDYKETLGLNILIGKCSKTSINVEALKDNSSSKVTIELIKIKCSIKPSINDKGNILFNISIKAEGNMTEVDQDLDVTNLQLFEQINNKFSNYIKLLTDKTIKNIQENMKTDVLGFGRAFEIKYPKTWSKIKNKWNDEIFPNVSYTLKVDTCLNRTGLTLKPLNAKKIDK
- a CDS encoding CBS domain-containing protein → MKVKDIMTTNVTYVEPNASIVDTAKLMQQHNVGSIPVCDKGSVVGIVTDRDIVVRNIAVGKNPQQTPVREIMTTGITSVSPDMEMSQVTKMMADSQIRRVPVVDHNNLVGIVALGDVATDAKYDTEVADTLTEISRPSKPQ
- a CDS encoding spore germination protein, which encodes MINKLSKFIKFVKDVKSKQKDYNTPSPDKVSYVGGQQDFDYSLDKNAQRLKNILGKSDDIIFREFHFGVKHQTKALIGFIDGLGDKKLILEYVVKSLMVNIHITDPHGKLVDKENLFDDIQKNILNIVEATEVKNMDEAIDTILSGNTLLLIDGCKKGFAVSAKGGESRSIQQPETEVVIRGSRESFVETIRVNTSLIRKTIKNPNLIFETLVVGKQTRTDVCIAYIQGIANDKVIQEVRDRINRIDTDVILESGYIEQFIEDNPLSPFATIGNSERPDKVCAKLLEGRVAILCGGTPIVLTVPYTFVESLQVPEDYFSRPYLTNLVRILRVLALFVTLTLPAVYISLTTFHQEMVPTVLLVTFAAAREGIPFPVLIETLISEIIFQLLRESGIRMPKAVGTAVSIVGTLVIGQAAVEAGIIGAPMVIITALSAITSFILPSIYDAIIILKFAMIFISSAFGLFGVIVGMFCILAHMCSLRTFGTPFMSPLAPINWSDMKDSIIRFPLWIMRNRPKVITWKKSGRQASKQMPNKPNEPNKKKGGKNY
- a CDS encoding GerAB/ArcD/ProY family transporter; translation: MEKISKNQLFCLIMMGQIGSTNLWALGIEAKRDAWIVDIISTIAGMGLVWLYTSIYSKYPEKNIVGITQSILGKVLGWPLGFVYFMIYTFNATRTTSEFADLINVTFLQDTPNFVIQIIFYIAIIYVLFLGIETLGRIAEIIFPIVMFLIISIYIMIIASKQIDMKELLPVFQDGYKPILKAFYPIGINFPFGLVYVFFQFWKYNGSVQEVKKTTYWALIVTGINLTVSLIIMVTTLGTNYTSNATIPFLEVIKLISVGDIITNLDAIGVILVFMGGFYLTIFFYYSAVLIFSELFNIKDYRWVLIPLAVFIMWYSKVYEPNYPFHVKYLVPQYWQQWVPVSNVIPAMLLLIFHLKKYCNKNLNIQNNKS
- a CDS encoding demethoxyubiquinone hydroxylase family protein; translated protein: MSYTYPSGQPQGTARKVTNRLREIMIAELIAINGYQNHIANSNMINVNEVWYHIMQDEKRHYETVLNLLRKYDPVQYKASLEQHEDYHKPKSTMQLYNPSYDKQIILNNIREDIKGELEAVILYEEEIEAYSSYKDIKTAIQSIIDDEKEHSEHLTQVLKKYENEQFIQVREKGKNESQKRRKP
- a CDS encoding MerR family transcriptional regulator; this encodes MEYTIKKLAQLAGVSTRTLRYYDEIGILKPARINSSGYRIYGRKEVDRLQHILFYRELGVELDKIGEFVNNPAYDCISALQNHREKLLEKKKQLEQLINTIDKTIAANEGRIKMTDREKFEGFKQKILDENDKKYGEEIREKYGEDTVNQSYDKLMGMSEERYKEFEKLTELVLDTLKQAYKTENPAGELAQKAADLHRQWLSFSWPSYSGEAHAGLAQMYVDDERFRAYYDKEQPGMAEFLRDAILIYTGKTDK
- a CDS encoding L,D-transpeptidase family protein; amino-acid sequence: MFILIKRNKIFYIIAIFILSIALFFAANTCVFKGNFTRHAANNQQQFLILIHIDEKTLYLFESDKCIKKYPISSGKPGWPSPIGEWKIVEKSQWGKGFGGRWLGLNVRWGNYGIHGTTNEASIGRSASHGCIRMYNRDIKELYNLVPLGTAVVIRNGPFGPFGMGFRNLKPGDRGADVLAVQERLKQLGYFNGYESGIYEDDLKEALIQFQKDHNLKIKVTISTPDYNAMGYSEFE